From a region of the Odoribacter splanchnicus DSM 20712 genome:
- a CDS encoding carbohydrate-binding family 9-like protein: MIFFDNTNMQIPYLPFLDSNDLRQAGEQLNKIDFHRIGQNNWPEQFPYTPYAAFTMAHNGEMLFIRFKVDETSTMALTREDNEQVCNDSCVEFFLAVDDSGYYNFEFTCIGKTLLGFRKERPAAVHAPEDIMASILRYSSLGGANFEETRLGHPWELTVGIPASALFRHNIDTWQGLKARINLYKCGDRLSCRHYLSWRPIDSPKPDFHTPRCFVAVQF, translated from the coding sequence ATGATTTTCTTTGACAATACCAACATGCAAATTCCCTATCTTCCCTTTTTAGACAGCAACGACCTCCGACAGGCAGGTGAGCAACTGAATAAAATCGATTTTCACCGAATCGGGCAGAATAACTGGCCGGAACAATTCCCTTACACGCCTTATGCAGCTTTTACCATGGCACACAACGGAGAAATGCTCTTTATCCGGTTTAAGGTCGACGAGACCAGTACCATGGCCCTCACCCGGGAAGACAACGAGCAAGTGTGTAACGATTCCTGTGTCGAATTTTTCCTGGCAGTCGACGATAGTGGGTATTACAATTTCGAATTTACCTGTATCGGTAAAACTTTGTTAGGTTTCCGGAAAGAACGCCCAGCGGCGGTTCATGCCCCGGAAGATATCATGGCCTCGATTCTCCGTTATTCTTCATTGGGCGGGGCAAATTTCGAAGAAACCCGGCTAGGCCATCCCTGGGAACTGACTGTGGGAATTCCGGCTTCAGCTCTTTTCCGTCACAACATCGATACCTGGCAGGGTTTGAAAGCCCGCATCAACCTTTATAAATGCGGAGATCGGCTATCCTGCCGGCATTATTTATCCTGGCGTCCGATCGATTCTCCCAAACCGGATTTTCATACGCCCCGTTGTTTTGTTGCGGTACAATTTTAA